From the Deinococcus radiophilus genome, one window contains:
- a CDS encoding aspartate carbamoyltransferase catalytic subunit has protein sequence MTDPRPKHLLDFQGWSPERLSGLLDNADTMLNVLARPVKKVPALQGLTVCTAFFENSTRTKVSFELAARRMSADVVSFAAGASSVSKGESLRDTVETLTAYKMDAYIVRHTASGAAHLVARYSGKPVINAGDGRRAHPTQALLDAYTIRQEYGDLRGKRVTIIGDVLHSRVARSNAELLPKLGAEVVLCGPATLLPLELGTMPGVTLTTDPREAVRGAHAVMALRLQNERMQGGYLASLADYIATYQVNESLLSEAEDGAIVLHPGPMNRDVEISGEVADGERSRIVKQVENGQAVRMSVLYHLLVGRD, from the coding sequence ATGACCGACCCACGCCCCAAGCATCTGCTGGACTTCCAGGGTTGGTCGCCGGAGCGTCTGAGTGGCCTGCTGGACAACGCCGATACCATGCTGAACGTGCTGGCCCGCCCGGTGAAAAAAGTTCCGGCGCTGCAAGGCCTGACGGTCTGCACCGCCTTTTTCGAGAACAGCACCCGCACCAAGGTCAGCTTTGAGCTGGCGGCCCGGCGCATGAGTGCCGACGTGGTGAGCTTTGCAGCAGGGGCCAGCAGCGTCAGCAAGGGCGAGAGCCTGCGCGACACCGTGGAGACGTTGACGGCCTACAAGATGGACGCCTACATCGTGCGTCACACGGCCAGCGGAGCCGCGCATCTGGTGGCCCGCTACAGCGGCAAGCCCGTGATCAACGCGGGCGACGGCCGCCGCGCCCACCCCACCCAGGCGCTGCTGGATGCCTACACCATCCGCCAGGAGTACGGCGATCTGCGCGGCAAGCGGGTAACGATCATCGGGGACGTGCTGCACAGCCGGGTGGCCCGTTCCAACGCCGAATTGCTGCCCAAATTGGGGGCCGAAGTGGTGCTGTGCGGCCCTGCTACGCTGCTCCCGCTGGAACTGGGCACCATGCCGGGCGTGACCCTGACCACCGATCCCCGCGAAGCCGTACGTGGCGCCCACGCAGTCATGGCGCTGCGCCTGCAAAACGAGCGGATGCAGGGCGGCTACCTGGCCAGCCTGGCGGATTATATAGCTACCTATCAGGTGAACGAATCTCTGCTCTCTGAGGCCGAGGACGGCGCCATCGTGCTGCACCCCGGACCGATGAACCGCGACGTGGAAATCAGCGGCGAGGTGGCCGATGGTGAGCGCAGCCGTATCGTCAAGCAGGTGGAAAACGGCCAGGCGGTGCGGATGAGCGTGCTGTACCACCTGCTGGTGGGACGCGACTGA